From the Bubalus kerabau isolate K-KA32 ecotype Philippines breed swamp buffalo chromosome 2, PCC_UOA_SB_1v2, whole genome shotgun sequence genome, one window contains:
- the LOC129643813 gene encoding 40S ribosomal protein S6-like has protein sequence MNENLITFYEKRMATEVAADALGEEWKGHVVRISGGKDKQGFPMKQGVLTHGRVRLLLSKGHSCYRPRRTGGRKRKSVRGCIVDANLSVLNLVIMKKGEKDIPGLTDTTVPHRLGPKRASRIRKLFDLSKDDVRQYVVRKSLNKDGKKPRTKAPKIQRLVTPRVLQHKRRRIALKKQRTKKNKDGAAEYAKLLAKRMKEAKEKRQEQIVKRRRLSSLRASTSKSESSQK, from the coding sequence ATGAATGAAAACTTAATAACCTTCTACGAGAAGCGTATGGCCACAGAAGTTGCTGCTGACGCTCTAGGTGAAGAATGGAAGGGTCATGTGGTCCGAATCAGTGGCGGGAAGGATAAGCAGGGTTTCCCCATGAAGCAGGGTGTCTTGACCCATGGCCGAGTTCGCCTGCTACTGAGTAAGGGGCATTCCTGTTACAGACCAAGGAGGACTGGAGGGCGAAAGCGCAAATCTGTACGGGGTTGCATTGTGGATGCCAATCTGAGTGTTCTCAATTTGGTCATCATGAAAAAAGGGGAGAAGGATATTCCTGGACTCACTGATACTACAGTGCCTCATCGCCTGGGTCCCAAAAGAGCTAGCAGAATCCGCAAACTTTTCGATCTCTCTAAAGATGATGTCCGCCAATATGTTGTGCGAAAGTCCCTAAACAAAGACGGTAAGAAACCTAGGACTAAAGCACCCAAGATTCAGCGTCTCGTGACTCCACGAGTTCTGCAACACAAACGCCGGCGTATTGCTCTGAAGAAACAGCgtactaagaaaaataaagacgGGGCTGCAGAATATGCTAAACTTTTGGCCAAGAGAATGAAGGAGGCTAAAGAAAAACGGCAGGAACAGATTGTCAAGAGACGGAGGCTGTCCTCTCTGAGAGCTTCTACTTCCAAGTCTGAGTCCAGTCAAAAATGA